One Leptodactylus fuscus isolate aLepFus1 chromosome 11, aLepFus1.hap2, whole genome shotgun sequence genomic window, TATAAGGTGCTTGCTTTCTTGTCGGACAGTTTCTGATCTCTTACCGACAGGTGCATGATTCTGCAATCATATTTTCATATTCTTTATAAAGGATATTTCCTCCGGGTTCAATCATAAGAACACTGATTGGACCGTAGGAGTACGGGACGCAAGAAGGACGTGGGACATTTTTATCAACCACCTGATTAATAAAGTTCTGAATAATGGCATGGTTTGGTGAATTATACCCTGAATGTAGAAGCCTGGGGCAGTCTCCCTTGCAGTAGCCAGGGTTGTACCTGTGCGGTGCAATAATCCAGTGATCCCATCCTAGCTGATGAAAACTAACCCAAAATGGACGTAATGAGCAATGATTCTTGACTTGTTCACTTTGGTTGGAAATTATCGGAAGCTTAATGCCAAAAGTTCCCACTTGACGTGGTTTCCTTCTCAACACATGTTGTGCAGTCTTTTCTGAAAATGCAGTTAAAATCTTCTTAGTAGATTGGTTATGGAAGTCAGAGTTAAAGTAGAGGAGTAAGAAAGGAGTGTGAGAGGCCGAAGCACCCAGAGATATCATGTTACGTTTTCCAATACTCTGGCACACGAGTTGGACATGTAAACTTTGGTTTGCATCCTCTAGTTGCGATCTGATGTGGGACGTGATATCTGTCTCAGCCCACCTCCAAATTCCAGGGGAAACTCTTGTCTTGGAGAAGAGACCAGCACTTGGCAGAAGATCCACCTTGCATATGTGGTAACTGTCCCCAAAATACATTGTTCTGGGATACATTACACTTGCCTTCATCAGCTCCTCTTTTTTTAGGTTATGTAGGATAAAATTAAGATTTTGTATCCTCCATTGCTTTTCTACAAAAGAAAGAAAGACATGCGATGAAAGACGAGAATAGCAAGGAgcttatattaataataataatacattttatttatataacgccaacatattccgcagcgttgtacaatttgtagggttcaaatacagacagaaagatacattacaaagagtcatttcacacaatgggactgagggccctgctcacaagagcttacaatctatgaggtagagggggtgacacaagaggtagcaggggcggcattgcttatgcagaggtcagagactttgtaatagaggttactgtcattacacaaacataagactttatgagccatcactagtggtgtcctgtaacatgtggatggagcttggacctataaagttagcatgagatgacatcatatcatgtggggaaatgtgggagcggggacagaggagggttaagggtttacgttagaaattgtgataggcctgtctgaaaagatgcgtctttagtttgcgtttgaaactgtagaaattgggagttaatctgattgtccggggtagagcattccagagaagtggtgcagctcgggagaagtcttgtatacgagcgtgggaggttctgataatagaggatgtaagtgttaagtcattgagtgagcggagagcacgggttgggcggtagacagagatgagggaagaaatgtagggaggtgcggcattatggagagccttgtggatgagagtaataactttatattttattctataatgaataggcagccaatgtagcgactggcacagacccgaggcatcgctgtagagtctagcctgatagatgagcctggccgctgcattcagaatacattatagaggggagagtttactgaggggaagaccgattagtaaggagttacagtagtcaaggtgagaatgaatcagagagacaataagtgtctttagtgtatctctggtaaggaaagggtgcaTTCTGGAGATgttgtggaggtgacatgaacgtgcgagtgattcaatatgaggggtgaaggaaaggtctgcgtcaaacatgaccccgaggcagcgggcctgctgcctaggagttatagtaaggcctgagactgcaatggatatatcagggacagatctattagatggtggaaacagtagtagttcagtcttggagagatttagtttcagatagagtgaggacatgatatttgagacagcagagagacagttgttggtgttctgtattagtgcaggggtgatgtcactggaagatgtgtataattgggtgtcatcagcataaagatagtaccagaagccaaatctggtgatggtttgtccaatggtggctgtgtagagagaaaagaggagggggcctaggaccaagacctgaggaaccccaacagcaagggaaagaggggaggaaacagagcccgcaaatgatacactgaaagtgcagtctgagagataagaggagaaccaggagagcgcagtgtccatgaggccgactgagcggagcatagtggtTATATTGGTCTCTTCCAATCCCCACATAAACATATTAACTTCAGCCCACATTTCCAAAAGACCATAGACTGGTCATATTCTCAGCAGCGCTCTCATCACTATCGCAGACTGTGCCCATACAACAGTCTGCATAGATAACACAATAGGACTAtacaattaatttttttaaaaaagcctaTCCTCCAGCGAGGTGTACGCGATTCTGGATAGAACATTGATAAAACTTGGCCGGGCAAATGGGCCGCACATGGAAAAAAATTTGATGTTTATGGGCCCTTATCGATCACAAACAGCACACAATCCTTGTTCATATATAATCTGCAGTTGATCCATTATTCACATGGAGAATGGACACCATACAGAAGACATATGTGTGCTACCCGTGATTTTCACAAATCCATAGACCTTACTGGATTGTCTTACTGACCAAAAATGCCCAATACAAAGCagatttccattccttttgttccAATAACAGAGTTTGTCTGAAttacccattaaaaaaaaaaaaaaaaaatcaaaagggaCCATGTTCTATCCATAACCAACATGAAGAACATATGTCCATTAAAAGGTATATGAATAAAACCACATATGGCAGATATTAATAGGagactaaaggggttgtcctgcccAATCTAACATCTaagcagggccggttttagacaaagcgtaaccctgggcaaaattaaaagtggggccccaaattaGAGCTATTAAACCAACACCACAGTCATATTCAGTCAAGACCCTGTGCAGAGCGCTACAGCATTCATTTCTAGCACTAAGAGAGTAAGGTGGCtctcacacttgtgctcggtgccgccctgtgtcattccgctgGATTTCCGTCCTCagtcccgagaaactggacaggggacagctacccagcagtcagctttaaaacccattcatttcaaagtcagacatgcaggagtcCCCGAACAGAAtgccggacgcagatgtgaaccgggcctgagactAATATTTCAAATAATACTTCTATACAAGGCCCAAATAATACTGCAACACCATGACATGACACCAACCATTGCATagtaacttaaccccttcccactctgcgCCATTCTATTACATTTAGTTAACGCTCAGCTCAGTAATAGTACAGCACTGTAATGCCACGGGCACAGAAGCTGTACCTGCAGCATTACATCCTGCTCCAGCGGATTAACTCGCGGGATGCCACAATCCATAGCGATCACGGCATGCAAGGATTCCGGATTCCCCCTGTCATCCCTCAGACTCCCTGGAATAAGATTGCGGGTTCTGCCATTAaaacatatgtaccccaaaatgatgGCAAATTAAAGTAAAACTTgttacacaaagaataagccctcacatagctatggaaacagaataataaaagttatgAACTTTGGAAAACTAGGAGGGAAAATACGAAAATAAAGTCAGAATTAACGTCCAAAccaccctgcatccttaaaggggctctatcattgggaaaagtcattttaaaatAAGCACATgcatgtatagcctttagaaaggctattcaacacCTACCTTATGTAAATTGCCTCGGTAGATGTtgcataagtctgtttttattcatatgctaatgagctgcgACTTGAGagtctgctctgtgtatatatagcagaggccgctgtgctgatgacttgtctctgctgtgcatacacatagagcagacacttCGGGTGCACGGTGCTCATtagcaaatgaataaaaacagacttattcaaaatctactgaggcaatttacatactaaaggaatagcctttctaaaggccatgcaagaTTGTGctcatctaaaaatgacttttcccaatgatagagaccctttaattgGTTAAAAGGAAAGGGGTCCAAGCAAAAAATTTATGAGTAATTTTTTTCTTCACTTCCCCCACTTATTTAAATATTTTGCCCAGATaacctctaagggtatgttcacatggcagaaaatggattctGTGTATGTGAACATACCGTGCAGCTAGCCGTGATGGAATGCTGATgcggtgcaccggcatccagttgcgacattccactccagattaggtacgaatgaatgggcctaaacgggAAGAAGCCTCGCGCCGCAGAGGCCGCGGATGAGTCAGCCGTGGGAAGAAgcggcatgtcacttcttttttctgctttctagctaatggaaaaaagaagcgagcggctcccattggagcggtttttggcagcggattttgaagcggattccacgtcaaaatccgctggcaAAAAACGCAGTGTGAATGACcccaaagtcattttttttttaatggacacaaaagacctgcatgtaggatttttcacccgtgacaaaaaaaaacagacactaacgTGCTGCTGAAATGGTCAtaactaaaattaaaaaaaaaaacaaaaaaaaaaaaacagacacctctCAATTTCCAGATTCAGCAGGTCTGATCTTCAGTTTACAGGTTCCAGGGCCGCTTGTGCCTGGTGgcctctgcagccaatcacaggcctcaaaagTCACCTTTTCACAAACAATATAGGACTACTGTGATGAGCcacttgtgaagaggtcaccgctgaggcttGCGATTGGCTGCAACGGACTACTGGGagtcagaacacccctttaacagaCTGCAaaccaaacagaaaaaaaacccactagtgtgaatgaagccttcaACACCCCTGAGACTCTCACCTGATATAAAAGGTGCTTGACTGACAGGCCTTACAAGCCTCACTGCAGCTCCAGCTGGTCTGTTGGCTTTGGGTCTTCCATCTCCATCTGCCGACCTCTTGTACAATTCCAGCATAAAGCGTAGGTGCTGTCTACTCAGATCACGTTTTGCTGCCATGCGAGACTTCAAAGGTCCATGGTCCATCAACGTCCGAATCAATGGCAGAGAATGAGATCTCATGATCGATTCTAACCCTTTCATCCCCATTGCAGGGGGTGACACAACAATAAGCAACCAGAAAAGCAATAGGTTTTGAGATGCCGGCATCATTGCAGGAGTCTATCATGTGGCAGTTTCATGGAGGGGAATATAGTGAGCAGGTCTTTGCAGGATCACAAAAAGGAGGAAAGACTCTGGGTGGCAGCATCAACATTTTCTCACCCAGGTGAGGTCATTACTTAAAATGGGAGGGGTATAAAGTAGTGAATGTCCCCATATATTAAATGTAACAGATACTTGAGGGGTTGAACAGCTCTGCAGCAAGTGACTTTTCTTTTAAACAAAGTATATAGAAACCCACCAAGGCACATCTATAGCAGGGTAAGGAGGGAGGCCGCCTTGTCCTGTCTTATATAGAATCAGCCTGCTTTGTGATGAGAACATGACATGAACCTCCCACTTAACCCATTCAACTCCACAACaaggcaaaaatctaaaaaataaacaCACGTGATTTTGATCAGGTTTTTTGAAGATAAAACCACATACGTATCATAAAAGGTGAGACGGTACAAAGGAATGATAGTATTCTCCTTTTTCaattcaaaaactgcagcaaaacctgcatgTGTACATATACCCTTATGCTATGCTATTGTCCTATtctcacttatacctacagactcacttacagtgtccctataggtataatggaagtagaaagtcctcagaggaaatctctgtggagTGTCTGCAAAAAGCatagcaggaaaaactgatgtcttAGCGCCGGGGGTTTCCCGCAgcccttttttgctgcgggatactgtgttaggccttatcggcttatcccatacctcccaacttttgaagaaccgaaagagggacaaaatgtgtggcgcaaatttagccccgcccacttttgtgttgactccgcccattctcattaatttttcatatgcccacacacagtataatcctcctacactcacccataaattatatgtcctccctccatctctgtccccagtttcatatacacccttcatctgcccccagtttcatgtcccccctccatctctgccctcagtttcatgtcccctccatctctgcccccagattcacgttccccatctctgcccacagattcatgtcccccctccatctctgcccccagattcatgtcccccctccatctctgcccccagatacatgtccccacatctctgcccccagattcatgtcccctccatctctgcccccagattcatgccccctctccatctctgcccccagattcatgtcccccatctctgcccacagattcatgtcccccctccatctctgcccccagattcatgtccccatctctgtccacagattcatgtcccccctccatctctgcccccagattcatgtccccacatctctgcccccagattcatatcccctccatctctgcccccagattcatgccccccctccatctctgcccccagattcatgccccccctctatctctgcccccagattcatgtcccccatctctgcccacagattcatgtccctccatctctgcccccagattcatgtccccacatctctgccctcagattcatgtcctctccatctctgcccccagattcatgtctccacatctctgcccccagattcatgtctccacatctctgcccccagattcatgtcccctccatctctgcccccagatttatgtctccacatctctgcccccagattcatgtccctccatctctgcccgcagattcatgtctccacatctctgcccccagattcatgtccctccatctctgcccccagattcatgtcccccatctctgcccccagtgtcgtgccgtcctctcctttatctgcccccagtttcacgttccacctcagtgtacacattacacttaccttctccttgttCCCTCGCCGCTCTTTCTCtctcgcgcacagttgtagacgcgatgtgacgtcatcacatcgcgtctacacagccagtaggtggcgtgcagcggcgaagcaaggatctgaactgtgacagctccttgcttcagccgcgtatgtgttcaactcagatctgcgtcctcttgggaggtatgcttatccttatagtgtgatgtacagtatattgagatgttaaagatgacctttcatctcctggggcacatgcggtttaatacaccactagaaagccgatagtgcgctaaattcagctcggctttcatgttctgtgcccccagtgaagagctatcagtgccagtagtgtagctcttcactgtcagaagggcgtttcttactgtcagtcaggaatgcccttcctcacagtagcgtctatagcgctgtactgtgagattggggaggaacggacactggcggcagacaatggagcaccggggacaggtgaagacgcttttttttaaaaaaaaattttaacttacacctcccgcccagcatatgagttgctccaattcctggacaaatctttaaaggatttatccttctttataatattgatggtctgtccttaggataggccgtcaatattacatctgtgatgatacaacagccaggacctctgcagatcggctcttccaggacagcgtggctacaggtaatggtaacatttctaggagccatgctgatcacttaccatacagtgtgtagcagtagtGCGTAGTTGCACATtttatggcgggtgagcagcatggctcccgacatgttattacctttagccactcggtatcgctggtctgcaggggtcctgatggtgggcccctagaaacaattccactggtgggccctagacaccccagtccaacactgtgtgtgtgtgtgtgtgtgtgtgtgtgtgtgtgtgtgtctcagtaacctaggggcagagaggaaaggggaacatgaaactgggggcagatggaggggggggacacaaaatggggcagatgaaggaggatatgaaactaggggagaaaTGGAAGGGGGGACATAGATGAAGGGgtgcacttaaactgggggagattaaactggggacaactggagggggcattaaaccgtggaggtagttggag contains:
- the BMP15 gene encoding bone morphogenetic protein 15, with product MMPASQNLLLFWLLIVVSPPAMGMKGLESIMRSHSLPLIRTLMDHGPLKSRMAAKRDLSRQHLRFMLELYKRSADGDGRPKANRPAGAAVRLVRPVSQAPFISEKQWRIQNLNFILHNLKKEELMKASVMYPRTMYFGDSYHICKVDLLPSAGLFSKTRVSPGIWRWAETDITSHIRSQLEDANQSLHVQLVCQSIGKRNMISLGASASHTPFLLLYFNSDFHNQSTKKILTAFSEKTAQHVLRRKPRQVGTFGIKLPIISNQSEQVKNHCSLRPFWVSFHQLGWDHWIIAPHRYNPGYCKGDCPRLLHSGYNSPNHAIIQNFINQVVDKNVPRPSCVPYSYGPISVLMIEPGGNILYKEYENMIAESCTCR